From a region of the Sulfuriferula plumbiphila genome:
- a CDS encoding ABC transporter permease, protein MKALWWKSRKFWLMWAGYAGAIAIWYASVKWLPIDSFNRLPDPWAVAREWFSPHPAFGVSVFTPIYYVHIFYSVYRATAAFFLAVLLGVPLGILMGWSRTFDMYASALVGLLRPIPPLAWIPLAILIFPGIEIAVIYVTFLVAFFATTMNTYVGVKSIDPDYFRAAASLGSKPRDVLRHVIIPGALPNIFTGLQIAMGAAWFSLAAGEMIAAQYGLGFMIFESYNLIQFPTIVIGMATLGIAGFISSTLIRVVGNRLMRWRVQSFGMKG, encoded by the coding sequence ATGAAAGCGCTCTGGTGGAAAAGTCGTAAGTTTTGGCTCATGTGGGCGGGGTACGCGGGCGCGATCGCGATTTGGTATGCGAGCGTGAAATGGCTGCCGATTGATTCGTTCAATCGTCTGCCGGATCCGTGGGCGGTCGCGCGCGAGTGGTTCAGCCCGCATCCTGCTTTCGGGGTCTCCGTTTTTACGCCGATCTACTATGTCCATATTTTCTATAGCGTCTACCGTGCAACGGCGGCATTTTTTCTCGCGGTTCTGCTCGGTGTTCCCCTGGGTATTCTCATGGGGTGGAGCCGTACTTTCGATATGTACGCGTCCGCATTGGTTGGACTCCTGCGGCCGATTCCGCCGCTTGCCTGGATACCGCTCGCGATTCTGATATTCCCCGGCATAGAAATCGCCGTTATCTATGTAACCTTCCTCGTGGCTTTCTTCGCGACTACGATGAATACCTATGTGGGCGTGAAATCGATCGACCCCGATTATTTTCGCGCCGCCGCGTCGCTGGGCTCCAAACCGCGCGACGTGCTGCGCCATGTGATTATTCCCGGCGCGCTACCGAATATTTTTACCGGATTGCAGATCGCGATGGGCGCGGCTTGGTTTTCGCTCGCGGCCGGAGAAATGATTGCCGCCCAGTATGGGCTCGGGTTCATGATTTTCGAGTCCTACAATTTGATCCAATTCCCGACGATTGTAATCGGAATGGCGACTCTGGGTATTGCCGGTTTCATCAGCAGCACGTTGATTCGCGTGGTGGGAAATCGGCTCATGCGCTGGCGCGTACAAAGTTTCGGGATGAAGGGGTAA
- a CDS encoding ABC transporter ATP-binding protein — protein MTAQASHAIDAAMEKSLTAMAPRPDVGSLSIESVSKTYDPEGARVVALHDCSVDIAPGDFLAIVGPSGCGKSTLMNIIAGFDNVTEGRVLLDGQLLATPSSPPKPGPDRVVVFQNGALFPWKTVLENVMYGPLVQHKMALDAAEERAMDLLTKCGGLDKVAASYPPQLSSGMQRRVEIVRALINEPKILLLDEPFRAMDTVSKNTMHQHLLEMYRVCRKTILFITHDLEEAIYLADKVIVMTSRPGTIKSTIAVNLPRPRTPEMMLGAEYLALKAQAIASVHEEAKKAFERGEREHA, from the coding sequence ATGACGGCACAAGCAAGCCATGCGATCGACGCAGCGATGGAGAAGTCATTAACGGCCATGGCACCCAGGCCAGATGTGGGAAGCCTTTCAATCGAGAGTGTCAGCAAGACATACGACCCAGAGGGTGCGCGCGTGGTTGCGCTGCACGATTGCAGCGTCGATATCGCACCCGGTGATTTTCTGGCGATCGTGGGGCCGTCGGGTTGTGGCAAGAGCACGCTCATGAACATCATCGCGGGTTTTGACAATGTGACGGAAGGACGGGTACTGCTGGATGGGCAATTGTTAGCTACACCGTCGTCCCCGCCGAAACCCGGCCCGGATCGTGTCGTGGTGTTTCAGAACGGCGCCCTGTTTCCTTGGAAGACTGTCTTGGAAAACGTCATGTACGGTCCTCTTGTCCAGCACAAGATGGCGCTCGATGCGGCGGAGGAAAGGGCAATGGATCTCTTGACCAAATGCGGCGGCTTGGACAAGGTCGCGGCATCCTATCCTCCTCAGCTCTCATCGGGAATGCAGCGCCGTGTCGAAATCGTGCGCGCATTGATAAACGAACCCAAAATCCTGCTGCTCGACGAACCTTTTCGCGCGATGGATACGGTATCGAAAAACACCATGCACCAGCACTTGCTCGAGATGTATCGCGTGTGCCGCAAGACGATCCTATTCATCACGCACGATCTCGAAGAAGCCATTTATCTGGCCGATAAGGTGATTGTCATGACCTCGCGTCCCGGCACGATCAAATCGACGATCGCCGTGAATCTGCCTCGTCCGCGCACGCCGGAGATGATGCTGGGCGCGGAGTATCTGGCGCTCAAGGCGCAGGCGATCGCGAGCGTGCATGAAGAGGCCAAGAAGGCTTTCGAGCGTGGGGAGCGGGAACATGCTTAA
- a CDS encoding ABC transporter permease codes for MMKAAEESMKASIADRPVKRSRRLPKMNWRGALAVAAFFLAWHLLVLLKAPGFREVASPVEVLHTFLTQYMGNPKYWNSWVASFKRVIYGFVLAQVLGIPLGLLLGTRETFHNLVYPVIEILRLIPPLAWVPISILFWPTTELSIIFITFIGAFFIIVINVHDAVRNIKKEHYWLALSLGANGSQVFRRIMIPSVIPSIAVGMTLGMAVTWNVVIAAEMIAGDNGLGRLTWEGYVSHTVTVVIIGMISIGLAGYLSTIGVDYLEKKMMPWRSTR; via the coding sequence ATGATGAAAGCGGCTGAAGAAAGTATGAAAGCTTCCATCGCGGATCGGCCTGTCAAGCGCAGCAGGCGGCTGCCTAAAATGAATTGGCGCGGCGCGCTCGCCGTGGCTGCTTTCTTTTTGGCCTGGCATCTTCTGGTGCTGCTGAAAGCACCGGGTTTTCGGGAGGTTGCCTCTCCTGTCGAAGTGCTGCACACCTTCCTCACGCAGTATATGGGTAACCCGAAGTACTGGAATTCGTGGGTGGCAAGCTTTAAACGCGTTATCTACGGTTTTGTGCTGGCGCAGGTGCTGGGTATTCCCTTGGGGCTGTTGCTTGGCACCCGGGAGACTTTCCACAACCTGGTTTACCCGGTGATCGAGATATTGCGGCTGATTCCGCCGCTGGCATGGGTACCGATTTCCATTCTGTTTTGGCCGACGACAGAGCTGAGCATTATCTTCATTACTTTCATTGGTGCATTTTTCATTATCGTGATCAACGTGCATGACGCGGTACGCAATATTAAAAAAGAACATTACTGGCTCGCGCTATCGCTAGGAGCAAATGGCAGCCAGGTGTTTCGCCGCATCATGATCCCATCGGTGATCCCGTCCATCGCCGTGGGGATGACGCTCGGCATGGCCGTTACCTGGAACGTCGTGATCGCGGCCGAAATGATCGCGGGCGACAACGGACTCGGGCGTCTTACGTGGGAAGGTTATGTAAGCCATACGGTGACTGTCGTGATCATCGGTATGATCAGTATCGGACTTGCTGGGTACTTGTCGACCATTGGTGTGGATTATCTGGAAAAGAAAATGATGCCATGGCGCAGCACGCGTTAA
- a CDS encoding ABC transporter ATP-binding protein encodes MNTTALKGELTVTGLRKWYHRRDQAPVHVLEDCSFRIEPGKLTVVMGTSGCGKSTLAYILCGYISPDEGQVLMDGQPVKEPGSDRIMVFQETALWPWMTVMENVVFGPLAKSRTGRDEATRKALELLRKFGLSEFKDKYPGQLSGGMKRRAELAQALINSPKLMVLDEPFRGLDVMTRELMQEYYIKLFEETRLTTVFITSELEEAIFLADRILIMGGTPSRIVRSLEVDLPRPRTFDVLATARYLEIKKEALEVLYGESMEQQAMAC; translated from the coding sequence ATGAATACGACGGCGCTAAAAGGCGAATTGACAGTAACAGGTTTGCGGAAATGGTATCACCGCAGAGATCAAGCACCGGTGCATGTGCTCGAGGATTGTTCGTTCCGAATCGAGCCGGGGAAACTGACCGTCGTGATGGGCACTTCGGGCTGCGGTAAATCCACATTGGCTTACATCTTGTGTGGCTACATCAGCCCGGACGAAGGCCAGGTCTTGATGGACGGCCAACCGGTTAAAGAACCGGGATCCGATCGCATTATGGTATTCCAGGAAACGGCTTTATGGCCGTGGATGACGGTGATGGAAAATGTAGTTTTCGGGCCGCTGGCTAAATCGCGCACCGGCCGCGATGAAGCGACGCGCAAGGCGCTGGAGTTGCTCCGGAAATTTGGCTTATCCGAATTCAAGGACAAATATCCCGGGCAGCTTTCGGGCGGCATGAAACGCCGCGCGGAATTGGCGCAAGCCTTGATCAATAGCCCGAAGCTCATGGTGCTGGATGAGCCTTTCCGGGGACTGGACGTCATGACCCGGGAATTGATGCAGGAATACTATATCAAGCTGTTCGAAGAAACGCGGCTGACAACCGTGTTCATTACTTCCGAGCTTGAAGAAGCGATTTTTCTAGCCGACCGGATTCTGATCATGGGCGGCACGCCCAGCAGAATCGTCCGCAGCCTGGAGGTCGACCTGCCGCGCCCGAGAACTTTCGATGTGCTGGCGACCGCGCGTTATCTCGAGATCAAGAAGGAAGCACTAGAGGTACTTTATGGCGAGAGCATGGAACAGCAGGCCATGGCCTGTTAA